One stretch of Bradyrhizobium canariense DNA includes these proteins:
- a CDS encoding ATP-binding protein yields MTSFGRVISVRGSLARVGLLATNRMATSEVRATVGRFISIRCANSTIVAMITEVSCEDLKNSDVYIASASVDLLGEILGGPDRPKFQRGVTNYPTIGDAVELITNQELRTVYAPSGSDQINVGTLQQDPSVIAYVDIEEMLSKHFAVLGSTGVGKSTGVSLLLNEILKSRPNLRIFLLDVHNEYGRCFGERSLVLNPRNLKLPFWLFNFEEIVDVLFGGRPGVPEELDILAEVIPMAKGLYTQYQNADRLGLKRLDPKMVGYTVDTPVPYRLVDLISLIDERMGKLENRSSRIIYHKLISRIETVRNDPRYAFMFDNANVGGDTMAEVISHLFRLPANGKPMTVMQLAGFPAEVIDSVVSVLCRMAFDFGLWSDGVSPLLFVCEEAHRYASADRNIGFGPTRKAVSRIAKEGRKYGVYLGLVTQRPAELDATIISQCNTLFAMRLANDRDQALLRSAVSDAAANLLSFVPSLGTREVLAFGEGVALPTRLRFKEVPVHQLPRSEATISTAPSVAAGHDMHFVSAVLERWRGATSHRDVPNDPGFNERPAVRAVEAPMLQPSMGLDPDRFSLLKKPLR; encoded by the coding sequence GTGACATCCTTCGGACGCGTGATTTCGGTGCGTGGATCCCTCGCCCGGGTCGGTCTTCTGGCGACAAACCGGATGGCCACCTCGGAAGTAAGGGCGACCGTCGGCCGCTTCATCAGCATCCGCTGCGCAAACTCGACCATCGTCGCCATGATCACGGAAGTATCGTGCGAGGATTTGAAGAATTCCGATGTTTATATCGCCAGCGCCTCGGTTGACTTGCTCGGCGAAATCCTCGGCGGACCAGATCGCCCCAAATTTCAGCGCGGCGTCACCAACTACCCGACGATTGGCGACGCCGTTGAACTGATCACCAATCAGGAACTGCGTACGGTTTATGCGCCGAGTGGATCGGATCAGATCAATGTCGGAACCTTGCAGCAGGACCCTTCCGTCATCGCCTATGTCGACATCGAGGAAATGCTCTCCAAGCACTTCGCGGTGCTTGGTTCAACCGGCGTCGGCAAATCGACCGGCGTATCGCTGCTGCTCAACGAGATTCTGAAGTCGCGGCCAAACCTGCGCATTTTCCTGCTCGACGTGCACAACGAGTATGGCCGCTGCTTCGGCGAGCGCTCGCTCGTTCTCAATCCACGCAACCTGAAACTGCCGTTCTGGCTGTTCAACTTTGAAGAGATCGTCGACGTATTATTCGGCGGCCGGCCCGGCGTTCCCGAAGAACTCGACATTCTCGCCGAAGTCATCCCGATGGCGAAGGGCCTCTATACCCAATACCAGAACGCCGACCGGCTTGGGCTGAAGCGTCTCGATCCCAAGATGGTCGGCTATACCGTCGACACGCCGGTGCCTTATCGGCTGGTCGATCTGATTTCGCTGATCGACGAACGCATGGGCAAGCTCGAGAACCGTTCGTCGCGCATCATCTATCACAAGCTGATTTCCCGCATTGAGACCGTGCGCAACGATCCGCGCTACGCGTTCATGTTCGACAACGCCAATGTCGGCGGCGACACCATGGCGGAAGTGATCAGCCATCTGTTCCGGCTGCCGGCCAATGGCAAACCGATGACCGTGATGCAGCTTGCAGGCTTTCCGGCCGAAGTCATCGATTCCGTGGTGTCGGTGCTGTGCCGCATGGCGTTCGATTTCGGGCTGTGGAGCGATGGCGTCTCGCCGCTTCTGTTCGTCTGCGAAGAAGCCCATCGCTATGCTTCCGCTGACCGCAACATCGGTTTCGGGCCGACGCGCAAGGCCGTTTCGCGGATCGCCAAGGAAGGCCGCAAATACGGCGTTTATCTCGGGCTGGTCACGCAGCGCCCGGCTGAGCTCGATGCCACCATCATTTCCCAGTGCAACACCCTCTTCGCCATGCGCCTTGCCAACGACCGCGATCAGGCGCTGTTGCGCTCGGCGGTCTCCGACGCCGCGGCCAATCTGCTGTCGTTCGTGCCTTCGCTCGGCACCCGCGAGGTGCTTGCCTTCGGCGAGGGTGTGGCACTGCCGACCCGGTTGCGCTTCAAGGAAGTGCCGGTGCATCAATTGCCGCGCAGCGAAGCCACCATTTCGACGGCTCCCTCGGTCGCCGCCGGCCACGATATGCATTTCGTCAGCGCCGTGCTCGAGCGCTGGCGCGGAGCAACCTCGCATCGCGACGTTCCCAACGACCCCGGCTTCAACGAACGGCCAGCCGTGCGCGCGGTGGAGGCGCCGATGCTGCAGCCATCGATGGGCCTCGATCCCGACCGCTTTTCGCTGCTGAAAAAGCCGCTGCGCTGA